In Saccharomonospora marina XMU15, one genomic interval encodes:
- the eccE gene encoding type VII secretion protein EccE, which translates to MAPPARRRTLGASFGPLPVANVVLLEVGLAIALLLLALNDSLLYVAIAVVAVALILALLRWGGQWFTQWAGLTARYTLRSHDREVTPPPPTVEKLATEAAEQNVIGPDDARVSLLRLAVPDLVVAYGKDHEHQDVALAWHDGMWTAVLLVEPTPALITQAGGAPGLPLSALAPCLEDRGVVLDSIQLTWHCYPGSAALPADSPALSSYMEVLGPLPAAARRTTWVSIRLDPKRCPAAIQERGGGVVGSHRALIGALSRVRNALESRGVPTRPLNPDELLRAGISAAELTGVAGSDTRVRLRERWTGVTAAGIGHASYAITGWPKGKVSSNLNALTSVRALSATVAMAISPAQEDDKIALRGVVRVSARNPRELEAADQRLTSISGRLGVALTPLRGLQMAGFSATLPMGGTA; encoded by the coding sequence ATGGCACCGCCTGCACGGCGAAGGACGCTTGGCGCGAGTTTCGGTCCGCTGCCGGTTGCCAATGTGGTGCTGCTGGAAGTCGGGCTGGCTATCGCCCTGCTCCTTCTGGCTCTCAACGACTCCCTGCTGTACGTCGCGATAGCGGTGGTCGCAGTCGCGCTGATTCTGGCTCTGCTCCGTTGGGGCGGTCAGTGGTTCACCCAGTGGGCCGGGTTAACCGCGCGCTACACCCTCCGCTCTCACGACCGGGAAGTCACACCGCCACCGCCCACGGTGGAGAAGCTCGCTACCGAGGCTGCCGAACAGAACGTCATCGGCCCCGACGACGCGCGAGTAAGCCTTCTCCGGCTCGCTGTGCCGGATCTTGTGGTGGCGTACGGCAAGGATCACGAGCACCAGGATGTGGCACTTGCCTGGCACGACGGAATGTGGACCGCCGTGCTCCTCGTGGAGCCGACGCCGGCACTGATCACACAGGCAGGCGGAGCCCCTGGCCTGCCACTGTCGGCCTTGGCGCCGTGCCTCGAAGACCGCGGTGTGGTCCTCGACTCCATACAACTGACGTGGCACTGCTACCCGGGCAGTGCCGCCCTGCCTGCCGACTCACCCGCGCTGAGTTCTTACATGGAGGTGCTCGGGCCACTTCCGGCTGCGGCTCGCCGCACGACATGGGTCTCCATCCGACTCGACCCGAAGCGGTGTCCTGCAGCGATACAAGAACGTGGTGGTGGCGTGGTCGGCTCCCATCGGGCACTGATCGGTGCGCTCTCACGGGTACGCAACGCGCTGGAATCGCGAGGCGTACCCACCCGTCCCCTCAATCCCGACGAACTGCTGCGAGCGGGGATCTCCGCCGCCGAACTCACCGGTGTCGCCGGATCCGACACGCGCGTCAGGCTGCGCGAGCGCTGGACCGGTGTGACAGCCGCGGGAATCGGGCACGCCAGCTACGCGATCACGGGCTGGCCCAAGGGCAAGGTCAGTAGCAACCTCAACGCGCTCACGAGTGTGCGCGCCCTTTCCGCGACGGTGGCCATGGCAATCTCGCCCGCACAGGAGGACGACAAGATCGCTCTACGCGGTGTTGTTCGGGTCAGCGCCCGCAACCCCCGTGAGCTCGAGGCAGCGGACCAGCGGCTGACGAGCATTTCCGGCCGTCTCGGGGTTGCACTGACGCCGCTGCGTGGACTGCAGATGGCTGGGTTCTCCGCGACTCTTCCGATGGGAGGCACGGCGTGA